The following proteins are encoded in a genomic region of Ornithinibacillus sp. 4-3:
- the uraA gene encoding uracil permease — translation MKKYDEIQVHERLPLLQSLPLSLQHLFAMFGSTVLVPVLFGINPAIILLMNGIGTLIYIFLTKGKIPAYLGSSFAFISPVLVVLSMHNGLDGYGYVLGGFLAVGIVLTLVAIIVKYVGTSWIDVIFPPAAMGAIVAVIGLELVPVAAEMAGWIPGDDADPSTWVMDPKVAMVALSTLAITIICWVTLRGFLKIIPILLGIVIGYIIAYNVGLVDLDPVKEAAWITAPEFYTMKFDWSAILIILPAALVLIPEHIGHLFVTSNIVGKDLMKDPGLDRSFAGNGISTILSSFFGSTPNTTYGENIGVLAITRVYSTWIIGGAASIAILLSFCGKLAALISSIPKPVMGGISILLFGIIAASGIRMLVEAKVDYSQSQNLILTCVVLVVGISGATISIGEVALKGMGLATIVAIVLGIFFKVINILKLSNDDK, via the coding sequence ATGAAGAAATACGATGAAATTCAAGTACATGAACGACTTCCATTATTGCAAAGTCTTCCATTAAGTCTTCAACATTTATTTGCAATGTTTGGTTCAACTGTACTAGTCCCAGTTTTATTTGGAATTAATCCAGCAATTATTTTATTAATGAACGGGATTGGAACACTCATTTATATTTTCCTAACAAAGGGGAAAATACCAGCTTACTTAGGTTCAAGCTTTGCCTTTATTTCACCTGTTCTAGTCGTACTTAGCATGCATAATGGCTTAGATGGGTATGGTTATGTTCTTGGGGGCTTTCTAGCTGTAGGTATTGTGTTAACACTTGTTGCAATTATTGTTAAATATGTAGGAACCTCTTGGATTGATGTAATTTTCCCTCCAGCGGCTATGGGAGCTATTGTTGCCGTCATTGGACTTGAGCTAGTACCTGTTGCTGCAGAGATGGCAGGTTGGATTCCAGGAGATGATGCTGATCCAAGTACCTGGGTAATGGATCCTAAAGTAGCAATGGTTGCTCTTTCCACATTAGCAATTACCATTATTTGTTGGGTCACTTTACGTGGTTTCCTAAAAATTATTCCTATTTTATTAGGGATTGTGATTGGTTATATTATTGCTTACAACGTTGGTTTAGTAGATCTAGATCCAGTAAAAGAAGCTGCTTGGATTACAGCACCAGAATTCTATACGATGAAATTTGATTGGTCAGCAATTCTTATTATTCTTCCAGCTGCACTCGTATTAATTCCTGAACATATCGGTCATTTATTTGTTACAAGTAATATTGTTGGAAAGGACTTAATGAAGGATCCTGGTCTAGATCGTTCCTTTGCTGGGAACGGAATTTCCACCATATTATCCAGTTTCTTTGGTTCAACACCAAATACAACCTATGGTGAAAATATTGGTGTTTTAGCAATTACAAGAGTTTATTCTACATGGATCATTGGTGGGGCAGCAAGTATCGCAATTTTACTATCCTTTTGCGGAAAATTAGCTGCATTAATCTCATCTATTCCAAAACCAGTAATGGGCGGTATCTCCATTCTACTATTCGGAATTATTGCTGCTAGTGGAATTCGCATGCTTGTAGAAGCTAAAGTTGATTATAGTCAATCTCAGAACCTCATTCTAACTTGTGTCGTGCTTGTTGTTGGAATTAGTGGTGCAACTATTAGTATTGGCGAAGTAGCATTAAAAGGGATGGGGTTAGCAACCATTGTAGCAATTGTATTAGGTATCTTCTTTAAAGTAATTAATATATTAAAATTATCTAATGATGATAAGTAA
- a CDS encoding type II toxin-antitoxin system death-on-curing family toxin — translation MGEEQYPGLFRKAAVYWYRITISHCFSDGNKRVAIISTDLSLRYNGYKIKVDQETLYAYCLRIGDHNTRPTLDKIED, via the coding sequence TTGGGGGAAGAACAGTACCCAGGTCTATTTAGAAAAGCAGCAGTATATTGGTATCGAATTACAATATCACATTGTTTTAGTGATGGTAATAAAAGAGTGGCAATTATTTCTACCGATTTATCCCTGAGGTACAATGGATACAAAATTAAAGTTGATCAAGAAACTTTATATGCGTATTGTTTGCGAATCGGTGATCATAACACAAGACCTACACTTGATAAAATAGAAGATTGA
- a CDS encoding NAD(P)/FAD-dependent oxidoreductase has product MNIVRPKIVVLGAGYAGLMTTKQLTKVLSPEEAEIILVNKHNYHYETTWLHEVAAGTINHNQARVMLSDVVSQNRVRLIYDEVEKVDKEEKKVVLSNAELSYDYLVVALGFESNTFGIKGMEENAFAIKDIDSCRLIREHMEYQFAKYNNNPDAEDHSLTILVGGGGFTGIELVGELAERVPELCKKYDIDRSKAKIINVEATPSILPGFDEELITYAKQSLEARGVEFRLGAMIKECTEDSFIVGEEAEEIKAGTIVWTGGVTGNSVLGASGFELNRGKVSVTDDLRLPEDENIFVLGDCAWVWNKEADRPYPPTAQIALQQGVATAKNIKALMYNQPLNNFEFHDKGTVASLGSTDGMGSVFNGKKLFGKPAAVMKKVVDNRSLFLLGGVGLILRKGKLNPFDTL; this is encoded by the coding sequence ATGAATATAGTGAGACCAAAGATTGTTGTTCTTGGTGCTGGTTATGCTGGACTAATGACAACAAAGCAATTAACAAAAGTTTTATCCCCAGAAGAGGCGGAAATTATCCTTGTAAATAAGCATAACTACCATTATGAAACTACATGGTTACATGAAGTTGCTGCTGGTACAATTAATCATAACCAGGCTCGTGTTATGTTAAGTGATGTAGTAAGTCAGAATCGCGTGCGTTTGATTTATGATGAGGTTGAGAAGGTAGATAAGGAAGAGAAGAAAGTTGTTTTATCGAATGCTGAATTAAGTTATGACTATTTAGTTGTAGCTTTAGGATTTGAATCGAATACATTTGGTATTAAGGGAATGGAAGAGAATGCATTTGCTATTAAGGATATCGATTCTTGTCGCTTAATTCGTGAGCATATGGAATATCAATTTGCTAAGTATAATAATAATCCAGATGCTGAGGACCATAGCTTAACTATTTTAGTAGGGGGCGGTGGATTTACTGGTATCGAGCTTGTAGGTGAGCTTGCAGAACGTGTTCCTGAGCTATGTAAGAAGTATGATATTGATCGCTCTAAAGCAAAAATTATCAATGTTGAAGCTACTCCTTCTATTTTGCCTGGCTTTGATGAAGAGTTAATTACATATGCAAAGCAATCTTTAGAAGCTCGTGGCGTTGAATTTCGTTTAGGGGCAATGATTAAAGAATGTACAGAAGATAGCTTTATCGTTGGTGAAGAAGCAGAAGAAATTAAAGCAGGTACAATTGTTTGGACTGGTGGAGTAACTGGTAACTCTGTTTTAGGTGCTTCAGGCTTTGAATTAAACCGTGGAAAAGTTTCTGTTACAGATGATTTACGTTTACCAGAAGATGAGAATATCTTCGTTCTAGGCGATTGTGCATGGGTTTGGAATAAGGAAGCGGATCGTCCATATCCACCAACAGCACAAATTGCACTTCAACAAGGTGTAGCAACAGCGAAGAATATTAAAGCATTAATGTACAACCAACCATTAAATAACTTTGAATTCCATGACAAAGGAACGGTTGCTTCTTTAGGTAGCACAGATGGAATGGGTTCTGTCTTTAATGGTAAAAAATTATTCGGTAAGCCAGCTGCAGTAATGAAAAAAGTAGTGGATAACCGTTCTTTATTCTTACTTGGTGGTGTAGGTTTAATTCTGCGAAAAGGTAAATTAAATCCATTTGATACGCTATAA
- the thiT gene encoding energy-coupled thiamine transporter ThiT, with translation MSSKKVLFLVEVAIFTALALALDLIPFLSFKIWGQGGSISFAMIPVFIIAFRWGLKGGLLSGFLFGILQIPFGAWILTPLQGFIEYGLAFTVIGFAGVFAKQIQQAVKDGRAGKYFTYILLGVLLGTTLRFIGHFIAGVVFFERFMPENFTNIWFYSFVYNFSYLFPCFIICSVAVFFLFYKQPRTLLNTAS, from the coding sequence ATGAGTTCAAAGAAAGTGCTATTTCTAGTAGAGGTAGCCATTTTTACAGCACTTGCATTGGCGCTTGATCTGATTCCGTTTCTAAGCTTTAAAATTTGGGGGCAAGGTGGATCTATTTCCTTTGCGATGATACCAGTATTTATTATCGCATTCCGCTGGGGATTAAAAGGGGGATTATTATCTGGATTTTTATTTGGGATACTCCAAATCCCTTTTGGCGCTTGGATTCTAACACCGTTGCAAGGTTTTATTGAATATGGATTAGCTTTTACCGTCATAGGCTTCGCAGGAGTATTTGCAAAACAAATTCAACAAGCTGTGAAGGATGGAAGAGCCGGAAAATATTTCACGTATATTTTGCTAGGCGTATTATTAGGAACTACCTTACGATTTATTGGGCATTTTATAGCAGGAGTTGTATTTTTTGAAAGGTTTATGCCAGAGAATTTTACAAATATCTGGTTCTATTCCTTTGTATATAATTTCTCTTATTTATTCCCTTGCTTTATTATTTGTAGCGTCGCTGTCTTTTTCTTGTTTTATAAACAACCACGTACTTTATTAAATACAGCATCTTAA
- a CDS encoding VOC family protein has protein sequence MKKAAPFLMFQGNAEEAINFYVDKFKEAELKSMTYYQANGAGTEGEVASAVFAVKGQEFMSFDSPIKHQFDFTPSFSVFITCESEDEIDTLYAKLLEDGHPLMPIGAYGFSKKFGWVNDRFGVSWQLNLE, from the coding sequence ATGAAAAAAGCAGCACCATTTTTGATGTTTCAGGGAAATGCAGAAGAGGCAATTAACTTTTACGTAGATAAATTTAAGGAAGCAGAACTTAAAAGTATGACTTACTATCAGGCAAATGGAGCGGGAACAGAAGGAGAGGTAGCAAGTGCTGTCTTCGCTGTTAAAGGACAGGAATTTATGAGCTTTGATAGTCCAATTAAGCATCAATTTGATTTCACACCGTCCTTTTCTGTTTTCATTACTTGTGAATCAGAGGATGAAATAGATACATTATATGCTAAATTGTTAGAAGATGGACATCCATTAATGCCGATTGGGGCTTATGGTTTTAGTAAGAAATTTGGCTGGGTGAATGATCGTTTTGGTGTTTCCTGGCAATTGAATCTAGAGTAA
- a CDS encoding LURP-one-related/scramblase family protein, whose translation MKQLFIKQKVFSLGEKFTVKDEQENDVYFVEGSFMQIPKVFSIMNEIRDEVAHITKKVFTFLPKFEVEVDGRNILTIKKELSFLKARYSIEAADIEVQGNWWDMDFQIIHQGEVIGQVKKEWFTIADSYTVQVVDEEMEAIVIAIVVAIDCVKADQSSSASVNNF comes from the coding sequence ATGAAACAGCTTTTTATTAAACAAAAGGTCTTCAGTCTAGGTGAGAAGTTTACGGTTAAGGACGAACAAGAGAATGATGTATATTTTGTGGAAGGTAGCTTTATGCAGATTCCAAAGGTATTCTCCATTATGAATGAAATACGAGATGAAGTTGCACATATTACAAAAAAAGTGTTTACCTTTTTGCCGAAATTTGAAGTTGAGGTTGATGGGCGAAATATCTTAACCATTAAGAAAGAGCTCTCCTTTTTAAAGGCACGCTATTCGATTGAAGCAGCAGATATTGAAGTACAGGGTAATTGGTGGGATATGGATTTTCAAATCATACATCAAGGTGAAGTCATTGGGCAAGTAAAGAAAGAATGGTTTACTATAGCTGATAGCTACACGGTTCAAGTAGTGGATGAAGAGATGGAAGCTATCGTTATTGCAATTGTTGTGGCTATTGATTGTGTGAAAGCAGATCAATCATCTTCAGCCTCTGTCAATAATTTCTAA
- a CDS encoding GntR family transcriptional regulator, protein MTISRENPIALYLQIAETLKKDIFSEVIQPGKRIGTQKELEERFNVSKITIRKAIEVLENEGLVVTSQGKGTYVRQEKVEQTLDELQSLSDIIKKSGYDPEVKIIKMKKQQTEDSFLVKETTKKIDTLAIERVHFVEKKPIALAKAYIPWELGKHLSNQELEHYTIYELLENKLGIKLSQAEQAIEACPASEELGKILNVQQDSPLLKASRLTYSTDNQLVEKIIFYYRYDVFAFKVNLNSLSITPMWPTIPPTVQNDSE, encoded by the coding sequence ATGACTATCTCAAGAGAAAACCCAATTGCACTCTATCTTCAAATCGCAGAAACATTAAAGAAGGATATCTTCTCTGAAGTAATTCAACCTGGAAAAAGAATTGGGACTCAAAAAGAGCTAGAAGAGCGATTTAACGTCAGTAAAATAACCATTCGAAAAGCAATTGAAGTACTAGAAAATGAAGGTCTTGTAGTGACTAGTCAAGGTAAAGGTACATATGTGAGACAAGAAAAAGTAGAACAAACGTTAGACGAGCTACAAAGCCTATCTGATATTATTAAGAAAAGCGGCTACGACCCTGAAGTAAAAATTATTAAAATGAAAAAACAACAGACTGAAGATAGCTTTCTAGTGAAAGAAACAACTAAAAAAATTGATACCTTGGCAATTGAGAGAGTTCATTTCGTGGAAAAGAAACCTATCGCCTTAGCAAAAGCATATATTCCTTGGGAACTAGGCAAACATTTAAGTAATCAAGAACTTGAACATTATACAATTTATGAATTACTTGAAAACAAATTAGGAATCAAGCTCAGTCAAGCAGAACAGGCAATTGAAGCATGTCCCGCAAGTGAAGAACTTGGCAAAATACTCAATGTTCAACAAGACTCTCCTCTGCTGAAGGCATCTCGCTTAACCTATAGTACAGATAATCAACTTGTCGAGAAAATCATTTTTTACTATCGATATGATGTCTTCGCTTTTAAAGTAAACTTAAATAGCCTTAGCATTACTCCAATGTGGCCAACCATTCCACCAACTGTACAAAATGATAGTGAGTAA
- a CDS encoding low specificity L-threonine aldolase — protein MIDLRSDTVTLPKQEMLEAILHAQLGDDIMGEDPTVNQLEKEFAKLLGMEAALLVTSGTMANQVAIMSFCNRGEEIIMGEDSHIFTLEGAATSTVAQVQIRPIPVNGGSYDLAKIENAINVGDIQRPRTSLICLENTYNLNKGEIIPLENLKEIRKLANEYHLPIYMDGARLFNASVELNVDPIIICQEVDAVQICLTKGLGCPIGSILAGSKAFIDKAILNRQRLGGGMRQAGIIAAPALYALEHMVNRLKEDNDRAKVLAQRLAKLDGLSIDLADVQTNIVSPKLEKDHWNSQKLIDYLLKKGIKVKNIGKKQVRMIVHYLITDEDIDEVVASFASFTKAHA, from the coding sequence ATGATTGATTTAAGAAGCGATACAGTAACATTGCCAAAACAAGAAATGTTAGAAGCCATTCTTCATGCGCAATTAGGTGATGACATTATGGGTGAAGATCCAACAGTTAATCAACTAGAGAAAGAATTTGCAAAACTGCTTGGAATGGAAGCTGCCCTACTTGTTACATCTGGAACAATGGCGAATCAAGTAGCAATTATGAGCTTCTGTAATCGAGGAGAAGAAATTATTATGGGTGAAGACTCTCATATCTTTACACTAGAAGGAGCAGCAACTTCTACAGTAGCTCAGGTTCAAATTCGCCCCATTCCAGTTAATGGCGGTAGCTATGATCTAGCAAAGATAGAAAACGCTATTAATGTCGGTGATATTCAAAGACCACGTACAAGTCTAATTTGCCTTGAAAATACGTATAACCTGAATAAAGGCGAAATCATTCCATTAGAAAACTTAAAGGAAATCCGCAAATTAGCAAATGAATATCATTTGCCTATTTATATGGATGGTGCAAGATTGTTTAATGCATCTGTTGAATTAAATGTAGATCCAATAATAATTTGCCAAGAAGTGGACGCTGTACAAATTTGCCTTACAAAAGGATTAGGCTGTCCAATTGGTTCTATTCTTGCTGGTTCTAAAGCATTTATTGATAAAGCTATTTTAAACCGTCAACGACTCGGTGGCGGAATGCGACAAGCTGGTATTATTGCAGCACCTGCTCTTTATGCCTTAGAGCATATGGTCAATCGTCTAAAAGAAGATAATGACCGTGCCAAAGTACTAGCTCAACGACTTGCGAAATTAGACGGTTTATCCATTGATTTAGCTGATGTACAGACAAATATCGTCTCACCAAAACTAGAAAAAGATCATTGGAATTCACAAAAATTAATCGACTACCTACTCAAGAAAGGTATCAAAGTTAAAAACATTGGTAAAAAGCAAGTTCGTATGATTGTCCATTACCTAATTACCGATGAAGACATTGACGAAGTTGTTGCCTCTTTTGCTTCTTTTACTAAAGCGCATGCTTAG